A genome region from Brassica oleracea var. oleracea cultivar TO1000 chromosome C2, BOL, whole genome shotgun sequence includes the following:
- the LOC106321563 gene encoding protein GrpE-like has translation MAGLLKTPSLHLTPSLPHAPSVPFKPFCVSFASVSLSRRASLRSVSGGYPLRLLNFAPFASGESETTETEVESNEPQVQETDGAVGVESEDTSTEEEGEAAVTIALLSSYKEALAENNEEKIAEIEASLKSIEDEKFQLEDKVASLTNELSVEKDRLIRISADFDNFRKRTERERLNLVSNAQGEVVENLLAVLDNFERAKSQIKVETEGEEKVTNSYQSIYKQFVEILGSLGVVTVETVGKQFDPMLHEAIMREDSAEYEEGIILEEYRKGFLLGERLLRPSMVKVSAGPGPEKTQEAGGEEAKAQGNGEEAEAASS, from the exons ATGGCCGGTCTACTCAAAACGCCGTCTTTACACCTCACACCGTCTCTTCCTCATGCACCCTCTGTGCCCTTTAAGCCCTTCTGCGTCTCCTTCGCCAGCGTCTCGCTCTCTCGCCGAGCTTCTCTCCGCTCCGTCTCCGGTGGATATCCTCTCCGGTTACTAAACTTCGCACCGTTCGCTTCTGGAGAATCCGAGACGACGGAGACTGAGGTCGAATCCAACGAACCCCAAGTCCAG GAGACGGATGGTGCTGTTGGTGTTGAGAGTGAAGATACTAGCACTGAGGAAGAAGGAGAAGCGGCGGTTACCATAGCGTTGTTAAGTTCGTATAAAGAAGCTTTAGCTGAGAATAACGAGGAGAAGATTGCTGAGATAGAGGCATCATTGAAGTCCATCGAAGATGAGAAGTTTCAGCTTGAGGATAAAGTAGCGTCTTTAACCAATGAGCTATCTGTGGAGAAGGATAGGTTGATAAGAATCAGTGCAGATTTCGACAACTTTAGGAAGAGGACAGAGAGGGAAAGGCTGAACCTTGTTTCAAATGCTCAGGGAGAGGTTGTGGAGAATCTTTTGGCTGTTTTGGATAATTTCGAGAGAGCTAAGTCTCAGATTAAGGTGGAGACTGAAGGAGAGGAGAAAGTCACTAACAGCTATCAGAGCATATATAAACAGTTTGTGGAAATTTTGGGATCGCTTGGTGTTGTCACTGTGGAGACAGTGGGGAAACAGTTTGATCCAATG CTTCATGAGGCAATAATGAGAGAGGATTCTGCGGAATATGAAGAAGGTATAATACTTGAAGAATACAGGAAAGGTTTCTTGCTAGGGGAAAGGCTTCTACGTCCTTCAATGGTGAAAGTATCAGCTGGACCCGGACCAGAAAAGACCCAAGAAGCTGGAGGAGAAGAAGCTAAGGCACAAGGAAACGGAGAAGAAGCAGAAGCGGCTTCGTCTTGA